The stretch of DNA TCCTGAAGGAGAATACATCGGCACCGATGTATTACGAGTGGGAGGTACCCCGCTGGTGCGGCAGAATGCACGGCATGCTCGAACTGGCCATCCTCGGATTCCTCTACGACGCACCCCTGCACGGTTATGAGCTGCGCAAGCGCATCACCGCCCTGACCGGGCACGTACGACCGGTCGCGGAGAGCACGCTGTACCCCGCCATCAAACGGCTGGAGAAGGCCGGCCTGCTGGCCCGCCAGACGCAGCCCGGCTCCGTGGCGGCCCCGCGCCATGTCCTGAACCTCACCGCGGAGGGCCGGAGCGAGCTGCGCCGCAGGCTCACGGAGCCTCAGCAGGCCGACATCACCGATGAGAACCGCTGGTTCACGGTCCTCGCATTCCTTCGCCACGTCGACGACAAGGCAGCCCAGGCCGGCGTTCTCGAGCGCCGCCTGGCGTTCCTCGAGGAGCCTGCCAGCTTCTTCTACGACGGTGAACGGCCGCTGGGCGCCGAGGACCTGGACGACCCGTTCCGACGTGGCATCCTCACCATCGCCCGCGCGACGAGCCGCGCGGAACTCGCCTGGCTGCGGACGACGTTGGATTCACTGCGCTGAAGTTGAGTTCATTGCGCTGAAGTTGAGCTCACTCCGCTGAGGTGGCCGCCGACTCGTCCGTGTGCGCCACCGGGCAGCCCCGGACGCCGGGCACCGGGAACGTGCCGAGCTCGCCGACCCGGTACCCCTTCGGGTAGCTCTTGATCTCCCAGTTCTGCCGGGCGTAGTGCGGTGCGTTACGGGGCGGCATCAGGCGCACGGCACGGCCGCGCAACCGCACCGCGCGCCTGACCAGCGTGCGGGCGGCGGAGCTGGGCGGTTCGTAGCGGAAGGCGCGCAGAAGGGGCTCGTCGAGCAGCGCGAGGGTCGAGGCACGCAACACGGGCGCCAGAGGACGCGGGTACCAGGAGGCCATGAGGTCGAGGGTCGCGTCGGAGACCTTGCGCGCGCCCTCGTCCCACGCGAAGTGGGCCTCTTCGTAGGCATCGAGACACTCCTCGAAGGCTTCGTAGGAGTCCGGTACGTCCTGGATCCCCATATGCCGCCCCAGGGTGCGGTAATAGACAGCCGCCGCAGTCGTCTCGTGGCGTGACAGCTTGCGCCATCCGTAGGCGTCGATCCAGCGCTTGGGCATCACCACGAACGTGCACAGCACGTAGCGCATGTCTTCATTGCTGATGTCGTAGCTGCGATGCATCTGATTGATACGACGGATCGCGGTGCGTCCTTCGTCCGTACCGAAGCCGTGCTCCACGACGGTGTCCAGGAGCAGGGCCGTGTCGTCGTACCGCTTCTGCGTACGGTCCGTCAGTTCCGCGGTCTCGGCGAGGAGCCGACCGATGCTGGGCACGGCGTAGGTGCGGTAGAGCGCAAGCTCGAGAGCGCGGGTGTAATCCCAGGGGAACTCGTACGTCGCGGTGAGCCGGTAGATCGTCAGGGCGTCCTTCTCCGGGTCGAGACGCCGAATCTCCTTGAGCCGGTCATAACGCTTCACCGCACCGTCCCCCTTCTGTCGCCGGAGCTCCAACTCTACGTTGGGGTACAACAGATGAGTGATCATCAGCGGCAACCACAACCGGGGGAAGGTGGCCCACATGTTCGACAAGCTCCGCAAGCTGTGGCGCTCGGACGAAGCTGTTCGCGTCAAGAAGGAGGAGCGCCCGCACAATCTCTTCGAGGCGGCTGCCGTCTACGTGGCGGCGTGCGCCGAGGACGACCAGGACCGCCAGGACGAAGCGACGGGCTGGGTGTCGCCGGAGGCTCTGTCCTTCGGTGTGAGCGAACTCGCCTGCCGAGCGCTCATCGCCCTGGCCCGGGAACGCGACGAGTCTCCGACGGACGTGGCGCGTACGCTCCTCGGCCTGCCTGCCGCCTGACGTCCGTGTGCGTGGGATCGGGGCAGGCCAGTGCCTCGTGGAGGGGGTTGCCTGTCTCGGCCGCGTGCGCGAGGCGTTCTCGGACCTCGCGCGGGGTGCCTGGGCGGTATCCGGGGCCGCCGCAGCAGCCCTGCCGGAAACGGAGCCCGGAGAGCAGGACCGCGCTCAAGGCGCGCCAGGCAGCCGTATCACGGCGCTTGGGCACGGCGAGCGCGGAGCCCGCGTTGAGCAACTGACCTCCGCACCGAGGGCAGATGTCGGCACGCACGCGGCCGTAGTCGGCCGACTTCTTGAAAGAAGCGCGGCACGGCAGACAGACGAAGTGCGAACTGGCTCTGGGCATGACACCCAGCGTAGGCGTCCGGAACGTGGGCGTACGAGCGAGTTTCCCGGTGCGTACGAGCGCTCTTCCTGATCACGCACCCCTCGACGATCAAGCTGACCTGTGGTTAGGGTGCGCCGACGGATGAAGCGATGGGGAGGCTGGCATGGCCGGAACGGACGACGCTGTCGCCGCCGAGGACGACGCGCTGTACGTGCTGACCGCGGTGCTGCTGACACCCGCGAAGTTCCCGAGTGTCCTCGGCGACGACTATCCGGAGGCGTGCGCGGCCCTGGGGCTCGCCCCGCTCGCCGCCGGTTACGGTCTGGTGCTCGGTCAGGACGGTGCGGGCGCCCGCTGGACCGTCGTGGTCGACGACGTGTCCCTCGTGGCCGTCGCCATCGCCTCCTGGGACTGCGGCATGGAGTACGACCTGTCGCTCGACGAACGTACGGTGGTCGCCGCGCTGCCAGGCTGGCCGCTCGCGGTCGCCGTCGCCGCGCCCAATGTGCCCGCTCCCCACGACCCCGAGCCCGAGGAAGCGGACCAGAAGCCGCTCTCACCTCCACAGTCCGACACATGGGGCCCCGCTCAACGTCGGCTCGGCGCCGACGAGATCGCGCTCCAGTGGGCGGCGTGGCGCGAGCAGATCGACGACGCGGACTTCTTGACCGACAGTGCCGAGGAGGACCCGGCGCAGGAGGGCGAGACCACCGGCCAGGAGAGCGGCGAGCCTTCCAAGGCCGATGCGGACGCCCCCACTGACGCCGACGCTGATGCCGATCAGGCTCCGCTCACCGGCGTACGTCGCGTGCTGGCAGAAGCACGGGCCTACGTGAGCACTCCGCCGCCCCTGGGCCGCGTGCGGTCGTCGTTCGCCTCCGGAGAGGCGCGCACCCTGCGT from Streptomyces sp. BA2 encodes:
- a CDS encoding PadR family transcriptional regulator, whose amino-acid sequence is MLELAILGFLYDAPLHGYELRKRITALTGHVRPVAESTLYPAIKRLEKAGLLARQTQPGSVAAPRHVLNLTAEGRSELRRRLTEPQQADITDENRWFTVLAFLRHVDDKAAQAGVLERRLAFLEEPASFFYDGERPLGAEDLDDPFRRGILTIARATSRAELAWLRTTLDSLR
- a CDS encoding oxygenase MpaB family protein, which produces MKRYDRLKEIRRLDPEKDALTIYRLTATYEFPWDYTRALELALYRTYAVPSIGRLLAETAELTDRTQKRYDDTALLLDTVVEHGFGTDEGRTAIRRINQMHRSYDISNEDMRYVLCTFVVMPKRWIDAYGWRKLSRHETTAAAVYYRTLGRHMGIQDVPDSYEAFEECLDAYEEAHFAWDEGARKVSDATLDLMASWYPRPLAPVLRASTLALLDEPLLRAFRYEPPSSAARTLVRRAVRLRGRAVRLMPPRNAPHYARQNWEIKSYPKGYRVGELGTFPVPGVRGCPVAHTDESAATSAE